The following are encoded together in the Oreochromis aureus strain Israel breed Guangdong linkage group 18, ZZ_aureus, whole genome shotgun sequence genome:
- the dars2 gene encoding aspartate--tRNA ligase, mitochondrial produces MATKGRLVLRSVFTGLRAHAVWYQSLAATPSQGLLLWRPQLRHLSCSYGLCGAAPPSTGPSSLSFRSHTCGELRSDDVGKKVTLCGWVQYLRQDLFVILRDFSGLTQILIPQESPSTLKTTLCNLTPESVIKVTGTVRNRPVGQENKGMPTGEIEVLADDVEVFNVCQKLPFEIKDFVKKSESLRMQYRYLDLRSSQMQKNLRLRSKLVMKMREYLCNVHGFVDVETPTLFKRTPGGAKEFVVPSREPGLFYSLPQSPQQFKQLLMVAGVDRYFQIARCYRDEGSKPDRQPEFTQVDIEMSFVDQAGIMSLVEGLLQYSWPAEHGPLKVPFQTLTYEEAMRDYGVDKPDTRFNMKLIDLSQIFLSTEIEFLQSALGQPGGSVRAVCVPSGAKLFTGKDLEELKEIAKTPFGQELSLVLVRADGTLKSPLKKLLSLSVTDDLLKWTEAKPGDLLLIAAGSHHTVCPLLGHLRLQCAKLLESHGVVVRDPAAFHFLWVVDFPLFLPKEDYPEELESAHHPFTAPVPEDTRLLYTDPHKVRGQHYDLVLNGCEIGGGSIRIHKASEQLYVLKNVLKEDPGLLSHLLEALDSGAPPHGGIALGLDRLVSIIVGAPSIRDVIAFPKSFRGHDLMSRAPDLVSEEDLKCYHISVKWATEQGGERK; encoded by the exons ATGGCAACAAAAGGCAGGCTGGTGCTGCGGAGTGTGTTCACGGGACTCAGAGCTCATGCTGTCTGGTATCAAAGCTTAGCTGCGACTCCCAGTCAAGGACTGCTGCTTTGGAGACCTCAGCTCAGACATCTGAGCTGCTCATACGGACTCTGCGGGGCTGCTCCGCCCTCCACAG GTCCCAGCAGTCTGTCGTTCAGGAGTCACACCTGTGGAGAACTGCGATCAGATGATGTGGGGAAGAAAGTCACTCTGTGTGGTTGGGTCCAGTATCTCAG GCAGGACCTGTTCGTCATCCTGCGAGACTTCAGTGGCTTGACACAAATTCTAATTCCTCAGGAA TCTCCAAGTACTTTGAAAACCACATTGTGCAATCTGACGCCCGAGTCTGTCATCAAGGTTACAGGAACAGTCAGGAACCGACCAGTGGGGCAGGAGAACAAG GGAATGCCAACAGGAGAGATCGAAGTCCTGGCAGATGATGTGGAGGTCTTCAATGTGTGCCAGAAGCTGCCGTTTGAGATAAAAGACTTTGTCAAA AAGTCCGAGTCATTGCGGATGCAGTATCGCTACCTGGACCTGAGGTCATCACAGATGCAGAAGAACCTAAGACTGAGATCCAAGCTGGTGATGAAGATGAGGGAGTATCTCTGTAATGTGCACG GCTTTGTGGATGTGGAAACTCCCACTCTGTTCAAAAGGACACCAGGG ggAGCCAAAGAGTTTGTGGTTCCCTCCAGAGAGCCAGGCTTGTTTTACTCGTTACCCCAGAGTCCACAGCAGTTTAAGCAGCTTCTCATGGTGGCTGGTGTAGACAG GTACTTTCAGATAGCCCGGTGCTACAGAGACGAAGGCTCCAAACCAGACAGGCAGCCTGAATTCACCCAG GTGGACATAGAGATGTCTTTTGTGGACCAGGCAGGTATCATGTCACTGGTGGAGGGTTTGCTGCAGTACTCTTGGCCTGCAGAACATGGTCCTCTTAAGGTTCCTTTCCAGACTCTGACATATGAAGAGGCCATGAGGGACTACGGTGTGGACAAACCCGACACCAGATTCAACATGAAG CTAATAGACCTCAGTCAGATCTTCCTTTCCACGGAAATTGAATTCCTCCAATCAGCTCTTGGCCAACCAGGAGGCTCCGTTCGGGCCGTCTGTGTCCCCAGTGGAGCA AAACTTTTTACTGGGAAGGATTTGGAAGAACTGAAAGAAATTGCCAAGACTCCGTTTGGACAG GAGCTGAGCCTGGTGCTGGTCAGAGCAGACGGGACATTGAAATCTCCCCTGAAGAAGCTGCTGTCTTTGTCTGTCACAGACGATCTACTGAAGTGGACTGAAGCCAAGCCCGGAGACCTGCTTCTGATAGCAGCAGGCTCCCACCACACTGTT TGCCCGTTGCTGGGTCATCTTCGCCTGCAGTGTGCAAAGCTCCTGGAGTCTCATGGTGTGGTAGTGCGTGACCCCGCAGCCTTCCACTTCCTGTGGGTCGTGGACTTTCCTCTCTTCTTGCCCAAAGAAGATTATCCAGAGGAGCTGGAATCAGCTCATCATCCATTTACTGCACCAGTACCAGAGGACACACGGTTACTCTACACAGATCCACACAAG GTTCGTGGTCAGCACTATGACCTGGTGTTAAATGGCTGTGAGATCGGAGGAGGCTCCATTCGCATCCACAAAGCCTCAGAGCAGCTTTATGTACTGAAGAATGTCCTTAAG GAGGACCCCGGTCTTCTCTCCCACCTCCTCGAGGCCTTGGATTCAGGAGCACCGCCTCATGGAGGCATTGCTCTGG GTTTGGATCGACTGGTCTCAATAATAGTCGGAGCTCCCAGCATCCGTGATGTAATCGCCTTTCCCAAGTCATTCCGCGGTCATGACCTCATGAGCCGTGCACCCGACTTGGTGTCTGAAGAGGACCTGAAGTGTTACCACATTTCTGTTAAGTGGGCAACAGAgcaaggaggagagagaaagtga